A single window of Bordetella genomosp. 11 DNA harbors:
- the gcvA gene encoding transcriptional regulator GcvA has protein sequence MRRILPPLNALRAFEAAGRLGSFKEAAAELHVTHGAVSQHVRLLEGWLGAPLFERHNRRVTLTPAAQAYLEKIGPLFEQLAQATAAYGVPGTVSRTLSVNAPATFTLRWLVPRLATFRALHPDVEVKVQTSNGPLESLDESHDIVIRGGPDTFYGYSMRPFLSEERLPVCSPELMRRLPLHAPGDLRQHTLLHTSSLPRLWPDWLARAGVPGLTPAASLTFDHFYLTLQAAIDGIGVAMGPTALVSDDLAAGRLIAPLAGPRLPSRSYCTYVPEEKSADERVMLFRSWIEGEGASAGTPAV, from the coding sequence ATGAGACGGATATTGCCGCCCCTGAACGCCTTGAGGGCCTTCGAGGCCGCCGGCCGGCTGGGCAGCTTCAAGGAGGCTGCCGCGGAATTGCACGTCACGCACGGCGCAGTAAGCCAGCACGTGCGCCTGCTGGAGGGATGGCTGGGCGCACCCTTGTTCGAGCGGCACAACCGGCGGGTCACGCTGACGCCCGCCGCGCAGGCGTATCTGGAAAAGATCGGGCCCCTGTTCGAGCAGCTGGCGCAGGCCACCGCGGCCTACGGCGTGCCGGGAACGGTCTCCCGGACACTTTCCGTCAACGCGCCCGCGACCTTCACCCTGCGCTGGCTGGTGCCCCGGCTGGCGACATTCCGCGCCCTGCATCCCGACGTGGAGGTCAAGGTGCAGACGTCGAACGGGCCGTTGGAAAGCCTGGACGAAAGCCACGACATCGTCATCCGGGGCGGCCCGGACACGTTCTACGGGTACTCGATGCGTCCTTTCCTGTCCGAAGAAAGGCTGCCGGTCTGTAGCCCCGAGCTTATGCGGCGCCTGCCGCTGCATGCGCCCGGCGACTTGCGGCAGCACACCTTGCTGCATACCTCCAGCCTGCCGCGGCTGTGGCCGGACTGGCTGGCCAGGGCAGGGGTGCCCGGCCTGACGCCGGCCGCCAGCCTGACTTTCGACCACTTCTATCTGACCTTGCAGGCCGCGATCGACGGCATCGGCGTCGCGATGGGTCCCACCGCGCTGGTATCCGACGATCTCGCCGCCGGCCGATTGATCGCGCCGCTCGCGGGACCCCGCCTGCCGTCGCGCAGCTATTGCACTTACGTTCCGGAAGAAAAATCCGCCGATGAACGCGTCATGCTGTTTCGTTCATGGATCGAGGGCGAGGGCGCGAGCGCGGGAACGCCAGCGGTGTAA
- a CDS encoding Bug family tripartite tricarboxylate transporter substrate binding protein: MDKIFAWTIGILLSLALASPTPSRAAGYPDHSIRIIVPYPPGDLADVITRLLGNDMAQSLGQSIVVENHPGASGLIGLQMASRAEPDGYTLVMGQMGAVVVAPLTNDWPIDVRKTLAPVALAYTNYMMLVAKPDFPAKTLPELIAYSRQHPGRVRVGTNGEGGFPHLSMELLKEKAGFDFTNVPYKGSTQIMSDLMSGRVELTVFGYSGLYPYVQDGRLIALGVTGRSRAPNAPNIPTFGESVPGYEALGWFGLFAPAGTPADVVAKVNNALNKAVADPQVQVQAQRLGLDAATGTPAQFAKVWADDYAKWGGTISNLGLARKK; encoded by the coding sequence ATGGACAAGATCTTCGCCTGGACCATCGGGATTCTGCTTTCCCTGGCGCTCGCCAGCCCGACCCCATCCCGCGCCGCGGGTTATCCCGACCATTCGATACGCATCATCGTCCCGTATCCGCCCGGAGACCTGGCCGACGTCATCACACGGCTGCTCGGCAACGACATGGCGCAATCGCTGGGGCAGTCCATCGTCGTGGAAAACCACCCGGGCGCATCGGGCCTGATCGGCCTGCAGATGGCCTCGCGCGCCGAACCCGACGGCTATACCCTGGTGATGGGGCAGATGGGCGCGGTGGTGGTGGCGCCCTTGACCAACGACTGGCCCATCGATGTACGCAAGACGCTGGCGCCCGTGGCGCTGGCATACACCAACTACATGATGCTGGTGGCCAAGCCGGATTTCCCGGCGAAGACGTTGCCGGAATTGATCGCATATTCCCGGCAGCATCCCGGCCGGGTGCGCGTCGGCACCAACGGGGAGGGCGGTTTCCCCCATTTGTCGATGGAGCTGTTGAAGGAAAAGGCGGGCTTCGATTTTACGAACGTCCCTTACAAAGGCAGCACCCAGATCATGTCGGACCTGATGTCCGGGCGTGTCGAGTTGACGGTGTTCGGCTACTCGGGCCTGTACCCCTATGTCCAGGACGGCCGCTTGATCGCGCTGGGCGTGACGGGCCGCAGCCGGGCGCCGAACGCGCCGAATATCCCCACCTTCGGTGAAAGCGTGCCTGGCTACGAGGCGCTGGGATGGTTCGGCTTGTTCGCGCCGGCCGGTACCCCCGCCGACGTGGTGGCAAAAGTGAATAACGCCCTGAACAAGGCGGTTGCCGATCCGCAGGTCCAGGTGCAGGCGCAGCGGCTGGGCCTGGACGCGGCGACCGGCACGCCGGCCCAGTTCGCGAAAGTCTGGGCCGACGATTACGCCAAATGGGGCGGCACGATAAGCAATCTTGGCCTGGCCAGGAAAAAGTGA
- a CDS encoding alpha/beta hydrolase family protein → MAASEHPAPKYEAFGWHHWPDDFWMSYQFRRGLGETQEGGGAVSEVFQAATHIVPGDFETWYAAWRHIADRNARRGDQALREGHIRTAMNCWLRAANYYREAEFWLKPDDPRRLDAFTQAERASANAFTRMSPPAEVVEIPYEDGKTLPAYFVRAANGGPRQPVLISVGGLDSYKDELWFMNGRGAVQRGMSVLMVDGPGQGGALRRHGLATRYDYEVPIGRCIDWLSARPDVDASRIAVSGSSLGGYYSARAASMDARLAACISHGAIWDIHERWKARDENHGLAGHIKWVFGAGSMAEATEIARPFTLEGVLEHMKCPYLIIHGGHDVLGVETVRKVHDYALAHGIEATLKLTSAEETGAEHCQHDNPTLGQELMLDWLADVFGIDQAGLSFFPG, encoded by the coding sequence ATGGCTGCCTCTGAACACCCCGCACCCAAATATGAAGCGTTCGGCTGGCATCACTGGCCGGACGATTTCTGGATGTCATACCAGTTCCGGCGCGGCCTGGGCGAGACGCAGGAAGGCGGCGGCGCCGTCAGCGAGGTTTTCCAGGCCGCCACGCATATCGTGCCCGGAGACTTCGAAACCTGGTACGCCGCCTGGCGTCACATCGCCGACCGCAACGCCCGGCGCGGCGACCAGGCCTTGCGCGAAGGCCACATCCGCACCGCGATGAATTGCTGGTTGCGCGCGGCGAACTACTACCGCGAGGCCGAGTTCTGGCTCAAGCCCGACGATCCGCGCCGGCTCGACGCTTTTACGCAAGCCGAGCGCGCCTCCGCCAATGCCTTCACGCGCATGAGTCCGCCGGCGGAAGTCGTGGAGATTCCCTATGAAGACGGCAAGACCTTGCCGGCGTATTTCGTGCGCGCGGCCAATGGCGGGCCACGGCAGCCCGTGCTGATCTCCGTGGGCGGGCTGGATTCGTACAAGGATGAACTTTGGTTCATGAACGGCCGCGGGGCCGTGCAGCGCGGCATGTCGGTGCTGATGGTCGATGGACCCGGGCAGGGCGGGGCGCTGCGCCGGCATGGCCTGGCGACCCGTTACGACTATGAGGTGCCCATCGGCCGCTGCATCGATTGGCTGTCGGCCCGTCCGGACGTCGACGCCAGCCGCATCGCCGTCAGCGGATCCAGCCTGGGCGGCTACTACTCGGCGCGGGCCGCGTCCATGGACGCGCGGCTGGCGGCCTGCATCTCCCACGGCGCCATTTGGGATATCCACGAACGCTGGAAGGCCCGTGACGAAAACCACGGCCTGGCGGGCCATATCAAGTGGGTGTTCGGGGCGGGCAGCATGGCCGAGGCCACGGAGATCGCGCGGCCCTTCACGCTGGAAGGCGTGCTGGAACATATGAAATGCCCTTACCTGATCATCCACGGCGGCCACGACGTGCTGGGCGTGGAGACGGTCAGGAAGGTCCATGACTACGCGCTCGCGCATGGCATCGAGGCCACGCTGAAGCTGACCAGCGCCGAGGAAACCGGGGCCGAACACTGCCAGCACGACAACCCCACGTTGGGACAGGAATTGATGCTGGACTGGCTGGCGGATGTGTTCGGCATCGATCAGGCCGGGTTGTCGTTCTTTCCCGGATAA
- a CDS encoding type II toxin-antitoxin system RelE/ParE family toxin, producing MIQKRKLLYWEGSSKKNFKEFPIDVQKDMGVALFIVQLGGTPDSAKPWKGLGSGVHELVEDHRGDTFRAVYTVKVGDAVHVLHAFQKKSKSGIATPRPDVELIEKRLKAVLARYGAGGRT from the coding sequence GTGATTCAGAAACGCAAGCTTTTGTATTGGGAAGGCTCGTCGAAAAAGAACTTCAAGGAGTTCCCGATCGACGTGCAAAAGGATATGGGCGTGGCGCTGTTTATCGTCCAGTTGGGTGGCACGCCGGATTCGGCCAAGCCTTGGAAGGGGCTTGGCTCTGGTGTGCACGAACTAGTGGAAGACCACCGGGGCGACACATTCCGCGCGGTCTATACCGTGAAGGTGGGCGATGCAGTGCATGTGCTCCATGCATTTCAGAAGAAGTCGAAATCCGGTATCGCCACGCCACGGCCGGACGTGGAATTGATCGAGAAGCGGTTGAAAGCAGTGCTCGCCCGCTATGGGGCGGGTGGGAGAACCTGA
- a CDS encoding DMT family transporter — protein MFSYTGGIVLLAAVLHASWNAMLHGNRDRFLSMTWMSVAIAAVSTLVVLDHPLPPAASWPYIAASGLVHIFYNLCLVRSYRRTDLALAYPIARGSSPLIVTLGAALFAHEEIGPLRALGVAMISGGIIAIALQGRRVSRAGVLAALATGATIAVYTVIDGIGVRLAEGQALVYTAWMFLFYWLMPALFVAARGFAPLCRPVLAEPMSVAVSLAGGLVSIAAYGIVIWALQSDAMGAVSALRETSVVFAVLIGRLFLRETVSPTRWLACLVVAAGAVCLGL, from the coding sequence ATGTTCAGCTATACCGGCGGTATCGTCCTGCTAGCCGCCGTTCTCCACGCGAGTTGGAACGCGATGCTGCACGGCAACCGCGACCGATTCCTGTCCATGACCTGGATGAGCGTCGCCATCGCGGCGGTGTCCACGCTGGTCGTGCTGGACCACCCCTTGCCGCCCGCTGCCTCCTGGCCGTACATCGCCGCGTCGGGACTCGTGCACATCTTCTACAACCTGTGCCTCGTCCGCTCGTATCGACGCACCGACCTCGCGCTGGCATACCCCATCGCGCGAGGTTCGTCGCCGCTGATCGTCACGCTGGGCGCGGCGCTGTTCGCGCACGAGGAAATCGGCCCTCTGCGCGCGCTCGGCGTCGCGATGATATCGGGCGGCATCATTGCCATCGCCCTGCAGGGCCGTCGCGTGTCGCGGGCCGGCGTCCTGGCCGCGCTGGCGACCGGCGCGACCATCGCCGTGTACACCGTGATCGACGGCATCGGCGTCAGGTTGGCCGAGGGCCAGGCGCTGGTCTATACCGCCTGGATGTTCCTGTTCTATTGGCTGATGCCCGCCCTGTTCGTCGCGGCGCGCGGATTCGCGCCGCTGTGCAGGCCGGTCCTTGCCGAGCCGATGTCGGTCGCCGTGTCGCTGGCCGGTGGACTGGTATCGATCGCCGCGTATGGCATCGTTATCTGGGCACTGCAATCGGACGCGATGGGCGCGGTCTCGGCCTTGCGCGAGACCAGCGTGGTGTTCGCCGTGCTGATAGGCAGGCTGTTCCTGCGCGAGACGGTCAGCCCGACACGCTGGCTGGCATGCCTGGTCGTCGCGGCTGGCGCTGTCTGCCTGGGGCTATGA
- a CDS encoding alpha/beta hydrolase family protein, with amino-acid sequence MSHWFEYFPSNHMWSQGMMFGIEMAGWGAASISEIDQIGQKLKGHEGDNELWWKEWVDMARRIEGFGDDEEARGHRLTSGAYYLRAAVYYFCGERFIAPSERKWQTYRDCLRCFAKGLERRYPRITRAEVPYEGTTLPAWWLRADVDGPAPTVVMFDGLDNAKEMSVLFGGIEIARRGIHVLAIDGPGQGEALRLQGIPSRYDYEVPAGAAYDWVAARPEVDARRVAVMGFSMGGYYAPRAAAKDHRFAACVAWGGHFDYHEAWTRRRRIMESGGTKISAPNFQLPWVLGKPDMDACMKKLEDYRLQDVAGDLLCPFFCLHGENDTIVPVEFARRLYEAVGAKNKTLRVLTAYEGGSEHCQEDNRQVGANIIADWLGDTL; translated from the coding sequence ATGAGTCATTGGTTCGAGTATTTCCCCAGCAACCATATGTGGTCGCAGGGCATGATGTTCGGCATCGAAATGGCGGGCTGGGGCGCCGCGTCCATCAGCGAGATCGACCAGATCGGCCAGAAGCTCAAGGGCCACGAGGGCGACAATGAGCTGTGGTGGAAGGAGTGGGTCGACATGGCCCGCCGCATCGAAGGCTTCGGCGACGACGAAGAGGCCAGGGGCCACCGGCTGACGTCGGGCGCCTATTACCTGCGCGCCGCGGTCTACTACTTCTGCGGCGAACGGTTCATCGCGCCTTCCGAACGCAAATGGCAAACCTATCGGGACTGCCTGCGCTGTTTCGCCAAGGGACTGGAGCGGCGCTATCCGCGCATCACGCGCGCGGAAGTTCCTTATGAGGGCACGACGCTGCCTGCCTGGTGGCTGCGCGCCGACGTGGACGGCCCCGCCCCCACGGTGGTGATGTTCGACGGCCTGGACAACGCCAAGGAGATGAGCGTGCTGTTCGGCGGCATCGAAATCGCCAGGCGCGGAATACATGTGCTGGCCATCGACGGCCCGGGACAGGGCGAGGCCCTGCGCCTGCAGGGCATACCCAGCCGCTACGACTACGAAGTGCCCGCCGGCGCGGCCTATGACTGGGTCGCGGCGCGGCCCGAGGTGGATGCCCGGCGGGTGGCGGTAATGGGGTTTTCCATGGGCGGCTACTATGCGCCGCGCGCCGCCGCGAAGGACCACCGCTTTGCCGCCTGCGTCGCCTGGGGCGGCCATTTCGATTACCACGAGGCCTGGACCCGCCGCCGCCGCATCATGGAGTCGGGCGGCACCAAGATATCCGCGCCGAATTTCCAATTGCCATGGGTGCTGGGCAAGCCCGATATGGACGCCTGCATGAAGAAGCTGGAAGACTACCGGCTGCAGGATGTCGCCGGCGATCTCCTATGCCCCTTCTTCTGCCTGCACGGCGAAAACGACACCATCGTCCCGGTGGAATTCGCGCGCCGCCTGTACGAGGCCGTCGGAGCGAAGAACAAGACCTTGCGGGTACTGACCGCGTACGAAGGCGGCAGCGAACATTGCCAGGAAGACAATCGCCAGGTCGGGGCCAACATCATCGCCGATTGGCTCGGGGACACGCTCTGA
- the ppc gene encoding phosphoenolpyruvate carboxylase — translation MSGASIAPDAGAAAYAGRDDGTPPAAPSQQPLADDIRLLGRLLGEVIREQEGDEAYTLVEQVRQLAVAFRRDDDAQADQTLKNLLQSLPGIMLVCVVRAFTYFSLLANLAEDRHYIRRRVARERGGDVQEGSIEAMMGRLRAAGVAADRIARTLADSHVSPVLTAHPTEVQRKSILDAQRAIAQLLTERDDIRGHGVAGAADAVLARELDANAAQLRGRIIQLWTTRLLRMSRLTVADEIENALSYYQTTFLREIPRLYASLEREMPGHAVASFLRMGQWIGGDRDGNPNVSADTLAYALKRQSEIALRHYLAEVHQLGGELSMSNYLVDVAPALQALADRSPDDSAHRRDEPYRKALSGAYARLAATLQALTGGEAAPHPVAPQPPYARAEEFLDDLKVVEASLDSHHAGALAAQRLHPLMRAASVFGFHLATVDLRQSSDKHEAVIAELLAVARVHADYASLDEAAKVDLLLRLLDDPRPLRVPGSAYSELARGELAIFEAARVMRERYGRHAIRHYIISHTETVSDLLEVLLLQKECGLMRGLLGEDARAELIVVPLFETIEDLRNATAIMRGFYALPGIFDLVHRSGAEQDIMLGYSDSNKDGGIFTSNWELYRAEVALASLFDEFAARAPIKLRMFHGRGGTVGRGGGPSYQAILAQPPGTVRGQLRLTEQGEVIASKYTNPDIGRRNLETLVAATLETTLLRTQQSAPDAFLRAAAALSDASMRAYRALVYETPGFREYFFGSTPIREIAELNIGSRPASRSGGQRIEDLRAIPWGFSWGQCRLTLPGWYGFGSAVRTFVEEAGHDAEAAWTLLRDMYRDWPFFCTLLSNLDMVLAKSDLALASRYAELVTDTALRDRIFPVIEAEWHRTAQALSRITGEGERLTNNPVLARSISHRFPYLDPLHHVQVELMQRYREGRGDAVVKTGIHISINGIAAGLRNSG, via the coding sequence ATGAGCGGCGCCTCCATTGCCCCCGATGCCGGTGCCGCTGCGTATGCCGGCCGCGACGACGGCACGCCGCCCGCCGCGCCCTCGCAACAGCCCCTGGCGGACGATATCCGCCTGCTGGGACGTTTGCTGGGCGAAGTCATCCGCGAACAGGAAGGCGACGAGGCCTACACGCTGGTGGAGCAAGTGCGCCAGCTGGCCGTGGCCTTTCGCCGCGACGACGATGCGCAGGCGGACCAGACGCTCAAGAACCTGCTGCAATCGCTGCCGGGCATCATGCTGGTCTGCGTGGTGCGCGCCTTTACCTATTTCAGCCTGCTGGCCAATCTGGCCGAGGACCGCCACTACATCCGCCGTCGCGTGGCGCGCGAGCGCGGCGGCGACGTGCAGGAAGGCAGCATCGAGGCCATGATGGGGCGGCTGCGCGCGGCCGGCGTCGCGGCCGATCGCATTGCGCGCACCCTGGCAGACAGCCATGTGTCGCCGGTGCTGACGGCGCATCCCACCGAGGTGCAGCGCAAGAGCATCCTGGATGCGCAGCGCGCCATCGCGCAACTGCTGACCGAACGCGACGACATCCGTGGCCATGGCGTGGCGGGTGCCGCCGACGCCGTGCTGGCGCGCGAGCTGGACGCCAACGCCGCCCAGCTGCGCGGCCGCATCATCCAGTTATGGACCACGCGGTTGCTGCGCATGTCCCGGCTGACCGTCGCCGACGAAATCGAGAACGCGCTCAGCTACTACCAGACGACCTTCCTGCGCGAAATCCCGCGCCTGTACGCCAGCCTGGAGCGCGAGATGCCCGGCCATGCCGTGGCCAGTTTCCTGCGCATGGGCCAGTGGATAGGCGGCGACCGCGATGGCAATCCCAATGTGTCGGCCGACACGCTCGCCTATGCCCTGAAGCGCCAGTCGGAAATCGCCCTGCGCCACTACCTGGCGGAGGTCCACCAGCTGGGTGGCGAATTATCCATGTCCAATTATCTGGTGGACGTGGCGCCGGCCCTGCAGGCGCTGGCGGACCGCTCGCCGGACGATAGCGCCCATCGCCGCGACGAACCCTATCGGAAGGCGCTGTCCGGCGCGTATGCGCGGCTGGCGGCGACGCTCCAGGCCTTGACGGGCGGGGAGGCCGCGCCGCATCCGGTGGCGCCGCAGCCGCCTTATGCACGGGCGGAAGAGTTCCTGGACGATCTCAAGGTGGTCGAAGCGTCGCTGGACAGCCATCATGCCGGCGCCCTGGCCGCGCAGCGGCTGCACCCGCTGATGCGCGCGGCCAGCGTGTTCGGCTTTCACCTGGCGACGGTGGACCTGCGGCAAAGCTCGGACAAGCACGAGGCCGTCATCGCGGAACTATTGGCCGTGGCGCGCGTGCATGCCGATTACGCGTCGCTGGACGAGGCGGCAAAGGTCGATCTGTTGCTGCGGCTGCTGGACGATCCCCGCCCGCTACGCGTTCCCGGATCCGCGTATTCCGAACTGGCGCGCGGCGAGCTGGCCATCTTCGAAGCCGCCCGGGTCATGCGCGAGCGTTATGGCCGGCACGCCATCCGGCACTACATCATCAGCCATACGGAAACGGTCAGCGATCTGCTGGAAGTCCTGCTGCTGCAGAAGGAATGCGGGCTGATGCGCGGGCTGCTGGGCGAGGACGCGCGGGCGGAACTGATCGTCGTGCCGCTGTTCGAAACCATCGAGGACTTGCGCAACGCCACCGCCATCATGCGCGGTTTCTATGCCTTGCCAGGGATCTTCGATCTGGTGCATCGCAGCGGCGCCGAGCAGGACATCATGCTGGGCTACTCGGACAGCAACAAGGACGGCGGCATTTTCACCAGCAATTGGGAGCTTTATCGCGCGGAGGTCGCCCTGGCCTCGCTGTTCGACGAATTCGCCGCGCGTGCCCCGATCAAGCTGCGCATGTTCCATGGCCGCGGCGGCACGGTAGGGCGGGGCGGCGGTCCCAGCTACCAGGCCATCCTGGCGCAGCCACCCGGAACGGTGCGCGGCCAGCTGCGCCTGACCGAGCAAGGCGAGGTCATCGCCTCCAAGTACACCAACCCGGACATCGGCCGCCGCAATCTGGAAACGCTGGTCGCCGCCACCCTGGAAACGACGCTGCTGCGCACCCAGCAGTCCGCGCCGGATGCCTTCCTGCGCGCCGCGGCGGCCCTGTCGGATGCCAGCATGCGGGCGTACCGGGCACTGGTGTACGAAACCCCGGGTTTCCGCGAGTATTTTTTCGGCTCCACGCCCATCCGCGAGATCGCCGAATTGAACATCGGCTCGCGTCCGGCATCGCGCAGCGGCGGCCAGCGGATCGAGGATCTGCGTGCCATTCCCTGGGGCTTCAGCTGGGGCCAGTGCCGCCTGACGCTGCCCGGCTGGTACGGGTTCGGCTCCGCCGTGCGCACCTTCGTCGAAGAGGCGGGCCACGACGCCGAGGCCGCCTGGACGCTGCTGCGGGATATGTACCGCGACTGGCCTTTCTTTTGCACGCTGTTGTCGAACCTGGATATGGTGCTGGCCAAGTCCGATCTTGCCCTGGCTTCCCGCTACGCCGAGCTGGTGACCGATACCGCGCTGCGCGATCGCATCTTCCCGGTCATCGAAGCCGAATGGCACCGCACGGCGCAGGCCTTATCGCGCATCACCGGCGAGGGCGAGCGGCTGACGAACAATCCGGTCCTGGCGCGCTCGATCAGCCATCGCTTTCCCTATCTGGATCCCTTGCACCACGTGCAGGTGGAGTTGATGCAGCGCTATCGCGAAGGACGCGGCGACGCGGTGGTGAAAACCGGTATCCACATCTCCATCAACGGGATTGCGGCGGGTCTGCGCAATAGCGGCTGA
- a CDS encoding IclR family transcriptional regulator has product MQNRASPASTVGRAVDLLRLIASSPSQHLRLIDLARRADMEKSTAHRLLQRLVSERMLVRIPGQRGYRLGPLIYELGLCALPENNLRETCHPHLRRLAEQTGDMAFLVVRSGFETVCLDRIAGNFPIQTLTSGVGDRHPLGVGVGGLAILAAMSDEEIDIALHAIADKLARYPNFSAASLRESIRQTRQIGYALDDGVAAAGVSAIGMDIRQPGGMAAAAVFVTTISQRMDPPRRALLGKYLSACVKHVQADMSRGAAGPLSRYCADPPQSR; this is encoded by the coding sequence ATGCAAAACCGAGCTTCGCCGGCCAGCACCGTGGGCCGCGCCGTCGATCTGCTGCGCCTGATTGCCAGCAGCCCGTCGCAGCACTTGCGCCTGATCGACCTGGCGCGGCGCGCCGACATGGAAAAATCCACCGCGCACCGCCTGCTGCAACGGCTGGTCAGCGAACGCATGCTGGTGCGCATCCCCGGCCAGCGTGGCTATCGTCTCGGTCCGCTGATCTACGAGCTGGGCCTGTGCGCGCTGCCGGAAAACAATCTGCGGGAAACCTGCCACCCGCATTTGCGGCGCCTGGCGGAACAGACCGGCGATATGGCCTTCCTGGTCGTGCGCAGCGGCTTCGAAACCGTATGCCTGGACCGGATCGCGGGCAACTTCCCGATCCAGACCTTGACCTCGGGCGTGGGAGACCGGCATCCGCTGGGCGTGGGGGTGGGCGGGCTTGCCATCCTGGCCGCGATGAGCGACGAGGAAATCGATATCGCCCTGCACGCCATCGCGGACAAGCTGGCGCGGTACCCGAATTTCAGCGCCGCCTCGCTGCGCGAATCGATCCGGCAAACGCGGCAAATCGGCTACGCGCTGGATGACGGCGTCGCGGCCGCCGGCGTCAGCGCCATCGGCATGGATATCCGGCAACCCGGCGGCATGGCCGCCGCCGCGGTGTTCGTCACGACGATCTCCCAGCGCATGGATCCGCCACGCAGGGCCTTGCTCGGCAAGTATCTGTCGGCCTGCGTGAAGCATGTGCAGGCCGACATGTCGCGCGGCGCGGCGGGCCCGCTCAGCCGCTATTGCGCAGACCCGCCGCAATCCCGTTGA
- a CDS encoding helix-turn-helix domain-containing protein, with translation MVRKDNPQGTDNVLHDLGFDDAEELSAKAALALKLNELIDQRGLNQMEAAAITGMTQPKVSQVRRYKLQNISLERLMQALVSLDQHVEIVVQPARRAHAPGITVAA, from the coding sequence ATGGTACGCAAAGACAATCCTCAAGGCACCGACAACGTATTGCACGACCTTGGGTTCGATGATGCAGAGGAACTGTCGGCGAAGGCGGCGCTCGCGCTCAAGCTCAACGAGTTGATCGACCAGCGGGGCTTGAACCAGATGGAAGCGGCGGCGATTACAGGTATGACCCAGCCGAAGGTGTCGCAGGTACGTCGGTACAAGCTTCAGAACATTTCGCTCGAACGGCTGATGCAGGCGTTGGTTTCGTTGGATCAGCATGTTGAAATTGTGGTTCAGCCGGCTCGGCGCGCCCATGCACCGGGTATCACCGTTGCCGCTTAA